The Candidatus Reconcilbacillus cellulovorans sequence GTGTCACTTTTCTTTTTTTTGCGCCCCCTCCGCGACCGATCTTTCGACGCACACTTCATCGTTTTTGGGGGTTGTGGACGCATGACCAAATATATTTTCGTCACCGGCGGCGTTGTGTCGTCGCTGGGCAAGGGCATCACGGCCGCCTCGCTCGGCCGCCTGTTGAAAAACCGCGGACTTCGCGTCACCATCCAGAAGATGGATCCCTACATCAACGTCGATCCGGGCACGATGAGCCCTTACCAGCACGGCGAAGTGTTCGTCACCGACGACGGCGCGGAAACCGACCTCGACCTCGGGCATTACGAGCGGTTCATCGACGTCAATCTGACGCGCAACAGCAACGTGACGGCCGGCAAAATCTATCAGTCCGTCATCAGCAAGGAGCGGCGCGGCGAATTTCTCGGCGGCACCGTGCAAGTCATCCCGCACGTGACGAACGAGATCAAGGAGCGCATTTTCATGGCCGGCCGGGAATCCGGCGTAGACGTCGTCATCACCGAAATCGGCGGAACGGTCGGAGATATCGAAAGTCTGCCCTTTCTCGAGGCGATCCGGCAGATCAAGAGCGACATCGGCCGGGAAAACGTCATGTACATTCACGTCACGCTCATTCCGTATCTGAAAGCTGCGGGAGAGCTGAAAACGAAGCCGACGCAGCACAGCGTCAAGGAGCTGCGCAGTATCGGCATTCAGCCGAACGTCATCGTCTGCCGGACGGAAAAGCCGTTGTCTGAGGAAATGAAGCGAAAAATCGCCTTGTTTTGCGACATCGACGTCCGCGCCGTCATCGAGGCGCTCGACGCGGAAACACTGTACGAAGTGCCGCTTATGCTGCGGGCTCAGGGGCTGGACGATATCGTCGTGTCGACGCTCGGCTTGAAGGCTTCTGCCCCCGATATGACGGAATGGGAGCGATTGGTGAACAAAATCAAAAATCTGAAGAAAAAAACCGAAATCGCGATCGTCGGCAAATACGTCTCACTGCACGACGCCTATCTCAGCATCGTCGAAGCGCTCGGCCACGCGGGGATCGACGCCGATGCGGAAGTGTCGATCCGATGGGTTCCGTCCGAGATCGTCGACGACCAGAACGTCGACCGGCTGCTGGCCGGCGTTCACGGCGTGCTCGTGCCGGGCGGGTTCGGCGACCGCGGCATCGAGGGCAAAATTACCGCCATCCGCTATGCGCGCGAACGCCGAATTCCGTTTTTCGGCATCTGTCTCGGCATGCAGATGGCCGTCGTCGAATTCGCGCGAAACGTCGCCGGTCTTGCGGGCGCGAATTCTTCCGAAATTCAGCCGGCGACGCCGCATCCCGTCATCGACCTGTTGCCGGAACAAAAAGGCGTCGAAAACCTGGGCGGGACGATGAGGCTGGGGCTCTTTCCTTGTAAAATCGCAAAGGATTCGTTGGCGATGCGCTGCTACGGCGAGGAACTCGTCTATGAGCGGCACCGACATCGCTACGAATTCAACAACGAGTACCGAGACGTCCTGGAGCGGGCCGGTCTTCGGTTTTCCGGCACGTCGCCGGACGGCAGGCTCGTCGAGATGATCGAACTTCCCGGACATCCGTGGTTTCTAGCCGTTCAGTTCCATCCCGAATTCGCATCCAGGCCGAACAGGCCGCAACCGCTGTTCCGGCATTTCGTCCGAGCCGCCCTGGATTATGCGGATTCGCAAAAATAACGCGGTTCGAAGAAATGCGTCGTGCCGGGAGGAAAACTTTATCCGAATGGCGAAAGTAAAACGGCGGAGGGGAGTCATGGAAAAAGTCATTTGATTTGAACGACGGAAGGAGATTTTGCAATGGGGGAGCCAAAAATTTTGATCGTCGACGACCAGAAAGGGATTCGTCTGTTGCTCACGGAAGTGTTTCGCCATGAAGGATACCAGACGTTTCAGGCGTCCGACGGCAAACAGGCGGTCGAGATCATGCGGGCGGAAAATCCTGAGCTCGTGCTCTTGGACATGAAAATTCCCGGCATGGACGGTCTCGACATTTTGAAACGGATCCGGGCGATCAATCCCGAAGTTCGCATCATCATGATGACGGCTTACGGCGAACTGGACATGGTCAAGGAGGCGGCCCGCCTCGGGGCGGTCCGGCATTTCACGAAACCGTTCGACATCGACGAACTGCGCGATGCTGTCAATGCTTGCCTGAAGCGGGCGGACGAAGCCGGCCGGCTTGTCGCGAGCCCGGGCGGGGCTTGACGCGTTCGTTTTTAGGTTCGGCGAAAAGTATGGTATAATACCGCGTAAAGCTCGTTTCGAAACGTCGTGATCGTCGGTGAGGAGGAACCGTTTATGCCGTTGGTTTCGATGAACGCGTTTTTGCCGCAAGCGAAGGCCGGCCGTTACGCCGTCGGCCAGTTCAACCTGAACAATCTGGAATTTGCTCAGGCGATCGTGGAGGCGGCGGAAGAAGAGCGATCCCCGTTCATTTTCGGGGTGAGCGAGGGCGCCCTGAAATACATGGGCATCGAATTTACGGTTGCCATCGCGCGGGCGGCCGCAGAGAAGTCCGGCCTGCCGATCGCGCTGCACCTCGATCACGGCAGCAGCTTCGAAGTCGCGATGAAATGCATCCGCGCGGGTTTCACGTCGATCATGTTTGACGGTTCGCACTATCCCTTCGAGGAAAACGTCCGCCTGACGAAGGAGATCGTCAAGGTGGCGCACGCGATGGGCGTTTCCGTCGAAGGGGAACTCGGTACGATCGGCGGCGTGGAGGACGACTTGTCCGTCGAAGAGGAAGACGCCCATCTGGCCAAGCCGGAAGAGGCGATCCGCTTTTATGAGGAAACGGGGGTCGACTGTCTGGCCATCGCGGTCGGCACCGCGCACGGCATGTATAAGGGCGAGCCGAAGATCCGGTTCGACATCATCGAGAAAGTGGCGAGCGCCATTCCTGTTCCGATCGTGTTGCACGGCGGTTCCGGCGTTCCGGACGACATGATCCGGCGCGCCATCCAATGCGGTGTGGGCAAAATCAACGTCAATACCGAAAACCAGGTCGCATGTACGCAGACCATTCGGGAGATACTTGAAAAAAACCCCAAACTTTATGATCCCCGGAAATATCTCGGACCCGCCAAAGACGCGATGAAAGAAGTCGTCCGCGGCAAAATCCGGTTGTTCGGCAGCAACAACCGTGTCTGACCGGGCCGTAAAATCCCGACGGAGGGAACGGATGGACGGATGGAAAAACTGTTGATCGTCGGCGGTCGTCCGCTGCGCGGCACGGTATCCGTCAGCGGCGCGAAAAACAGCGCGGTGGCGCTGTTGCCCGCTTCCATTTTGGCGGAAAGCCCGGTCGAATTGGACAACGTTCCGGATTTGACGGATGTCGAGGTTTTGATAGAGTTGCTGCAAGAAATGGGCGCCGTCGTCGTCCGGATGGGCGACCGGGTCCGCATCGATCCCCGCGCAATCCGTCCCATTCCCCTGCCGAACGGAAAAGTCAAGAAGCTGCGCGCGTCCTATTATTTCATGGGTGCGTTGCTCGGTCGTTTCGGGGAGGCGGTGGTCGGACTGCCGGGGGGTTGCGACTTCGAACCTCGGCCGATCGACCAGCATCTGAAAGGATTCGAGGCGCTGGGCGCGTACATTTCGTTCGAGGGCGGGGCCGTGCGTCTGAAGGCGAGACGTTTACGCGGCGCCAAAATCTACCTCGACGTCATCAGCGTCGGAGCAACAATCAACATCATGTTGGCGGCATGCCGTGCCGAAGGCGTGACGATCATTGAAAACGCGGCGAAAGAGCCGGAGATCATCGACGTCGCCACGCTGCTCAACGCGATGGGCGCGCGCATCAAGGGTGCCGGTACGGCGACGATCCGCATCGAGGGCGTCGACAGTCTGTCGGGATGCCGCCACGCGATCATTCCCGACAGGATCCAGGCGGGAACGTACATGATCGCCGCCGCCGCAACCCGCGGCGACGTCACGATCGACAACGTCATTCCGAAGCATTTGGAAGCGGTGACGGCGAAACTGCAGGAAATGGGCGTGATTGTCCACGAAATGGACGAATCGATCCGCGTGATCGGCCGGACGGACTATCAGGCCGTCGACGTGAAAGCGCTGGTATACCCCGGTTTTGCCACCGATCTTCAATCTCCGATGACCAGCTTGTTGACCCAAGCGACGGGTGTCAGCCTTCTCACCGACCACGTGTACAACCACCGTTTCAGGCATGTACCGGAATTGGTCCGGATGGGCGCCAAGATCAAGGTCGAGGGACGGACCGCCGTGATCGAGGGCGGGCCGCTGCATGCGGCCAAAGTGAGGGCGGCGGACTTGCGGGCGGGGGCGGCCCTGGTCGTCGCCGCGCTCGCCGTGTCCGACGGCGGTGTGACCGAAATCGAAGGTGCCGAATACTTGCGGCGCGGTTATGAGCGGTTCGTCGACAATCTGCGCGCACTCGGCGCCGAAATCCGTTGCGAAATGTCGGAAGAGACGCACAGCTATATCGATGTATGACTTGGATGATGGGGGATGATGCAGTGGAACAATTGGTCGATCGCTCGCTGGCGGAACTGGAGGCGATGCGCCTTACCGATCTGTACAATCTCGCGAAGGAATACCAGATTCCGCATTACGGCCAGATGAAGAAAAAAGAACTGATGTTTGCGATTCTCAAGGCGCAGGCGGAGCGCAGCGGCCACTTCTTTATGGAAGGCGTACTCGACATCTTGCCGGAAGGGTACGGATTTTTAAGGCCGATCAACTATTTGCCCAGTTCGGAAGATATCTATATCTCGCAATCGCAGATCCGCAAGTTCGACCTTCGTCCCGGCGACCTCGTCTCCGGCAAGTGCCGTCCGCCGAAAGAAAACGAGCGGTATTTCGGACTGTTGCACGTCGAGGCCGTCAACGGCGAACGTCCGGAGGCCGCTGCGGAGCGTTTGCATTTTGCCTCCCTGACGCCGCTTTTTCCTCAGAAAAAATTGAAACTGGAAACCGAACCGACCAAGTACGCGACGCGCCTGATGGATTTGCTGACGCCGGTCGGACTCGGCCAGCGCGGGCTGATCGTCGCTCCGCCGAAAGCGGGCAAGACGATGTTGCTGAAAGAAATCGCGCACAGCATCGCGACGAATTATCCCGACATCAAGCTCTTCGTCCTGCTGATCGATGAACGGCCGGAAGAAGTGACCGACATGCAGCGGTCCGTTCGCGGCGAAGTGATAGCCTCGACGTTCGATGAGCTTCCCGAACATCACATCAAAGTCGCCGAGCTGGTTTTGGAACGGGCGCAGCGGTTGGTCGAGCATAAGAAGGACGTCGTCATTCTGCTCGACAGTATCACCCGGCTCGCCCGCGCCTATAACCTCGTCATTCCGCCGTCCGGCAGAACGCTGTCGGGCGGCATCGACCCGGCCGCGTTTCATCGGCCGAAACGGTTTTTCGGTGCCGCCCGCAATGTGGAGGAAGGCGGCAGCCTGACGATTCTCGCCACCGCCCTGATCGAAACCGGCTCGCGCATGGACGACGTCATTTACGAAGAATTCAAGGGAACAGGCAACCTCGAACTTCATCTCGACCGGAGGTTGGCCGAGCGGCGTATTTTCCCGGCGATCGACATTCGCCGTTCCGGCACGCGGCGTGAGGAGTTGCTGCTGACCAAGGAAGAATTGGAGAAGGTCTGGGCCATCCGCAAAACGATGCAGGATTCGTACGAATACATCGAGGCGTTTTTGCGAAAATTCGCGGAGACGAAAACGAACGCCGAGTTTTTGGAAATGATCGAGCCGAACAGCGGCACGATCCGCCGCCGAAGCGGCTGATGTCCGCGCCGGCCGCGTGATTTGAAGTTGACAACCCGCACCCGCGCTGCTAAGATTAAGGGTAGTTAAAACCTACTTTTTCGCTCGGAAATGAGTGAAAGGAGAGAGCCGTCCATGGCGAAGCTGGTACAGGACATTACGAAGGTGATCGGCGATACGCCCCTCGTCCGCCTCAATCGCGTCGTTCCGGAAGACAGCGCCGAGATTTACGTCAAACTGGAATTCCAAAACCCAGGCGGCAGCGTCAAGGACCGCATCGCGATCAGCATGATCGAAGCCGCGGAGCGCGAAGGCCGCATCAAGCCCGGTGACACGATCATCGAGCCGACGAGCGGCAACACCGGCATCGGTCTGGCGATGGTCGCCGCGGCGAAAGGGTACAAGGCGATTCTCGTCATGCCGGAGACGATGAGCATCGAGCGGCGCAACCTGCTTCGCGCCTACGGCGCGGAAATCGTGTTGACGCCGGGTTCGGAAGGCATGCGCGGCGCCGTGCGCAAGGCCGAAGAAATTCTGGCGCAAAACCCGCACTACTTCATGCCGCAGCAGTTCAAAAACCCGGCCAACGTGAAAATTCACGAGGAAACGACCGGCCCGGAAATCGTCGAGGCGATCATGGCGCACGACGGCAAGCTGGACGCATTCGTCGCCGGCGTCGGAACGGGCGGTACGATCACCGGAGCGGGGCGAGTGTTGCGCAAACATTTCCCGCACATCAAGATTTATGCGGTCGAGCCGGCCGGCTCTCCGGTTCTTTCCGGAGGATCGCCGGGGCCGCATAAGATTCAGGGCATCGGCGCCGGGTTCATACCGGACATTCTCGACACGAAAATTTACGACGGCGTCATCAAAGTGGAAAACGAAGAGGCGTTCGAGACGTCGCGCCGCGTCGCCAGACTGGAAGGCATTCTGGGCGGCATCTCGTCGGGCGCAGCGATTTTTGCGGCGTTGAAAGTGGCGAAGGAGCTCGGCAAAGGCAAGCGCGTCGTCGCCGTCGTTCCGAGTAACGGCGAACGGTACCTGTCGACGCCGCTGTATCAGTTTGAAGAATAAAGTTTCGACGACAGAGGGTTCGATCGCGAAGCGAGGGGTCGGCGGCAGCCGACCGTTCGATCTCGCCCCCGCCGGCGGCGGGGGTTTTCGCTTTCGGGCGCTTTTTGCAGCATTCGTTGCGGCGGGAGGTGGTGCAGGCATGGACGCCACGCCGTTTTCGCAATGGCGGAGTTGGGCGCGGGACGGATACCGCCATTTGCCCGTCGCTGTGCGGACGGCGCATCCGGCGGGAACGCCGAAAATATGGTCGGCGTTCTTGTCCGGGGATACGTATGCGGTGCTGGAAAGCGGCAAGGACGGACGGTTTACGTACGCCGCAAGCGGCTGCGTCGAACAGTTGGTCGGCGGGCGTATGGCCGCCGAGTTGTACCGGCCGCTTGAGGCCGGCGGCCGATGCAACGTCGGTTCGACGACGGCCTGTTTGCCTGATGTGCTGCGGAATTGGCTTGCGGATTACCGGGCGCCGCGGCTGCCGGACTGGCCGCCTTTTTGCGGGGGAATCGTCGGTTACCTCGGCTACGAGTACGGAAGCCCCTTCCGGTACGACGAGCGGGAAGACCTGGGTCTTCCGATTTACGCGTGGAACAGGGTCGACGAAGTGGTCGCATTCGACGGCGAGGGTGGCGAGCTGTTTGCCTTCGTTCATCAGAAAATCGAAGGCGAGGACGTCCGCGATGAATCGCGGTTGGCGGATTTGTACGAAAAAACCGTCGATCGCGCTCGGGCTTTGGCAAATCGTTGGCGACGGGCTTGCGAGCGGACTGAAGACGACGCCGTCCGGCGGCGGATCGACCGGATCGCCGCCGGTTTCCGGGCGGAGGAGCTGCATTTTGAAGTCGAACGGCTGCCGGGACTGCGGACGGCTTTTCCGAAAAACGATTTTTTGCGCGCCGTCGTCAAGATCCAGGACTACATCCGCAGCGGCGACACGTACCAGGTGAATCTGTCCGTCCGGCAACAGCGGCCGCTCACCGTCCCGCCGGCGATCGTCTACGAAATGTTGCGCCGGATCAATCCGTCGCCGTATATGGCGTATCTTCAGATCGAGCCGGGTTTCGACCTCGTCTGCGGATCGCCCGAGCTGCTCGTCCGGCTGGTCGGCCGGAAACTAGAGGCCAGACCGATCGCCGGCACACGGCGCCGCGGCGCCGACGACGGCGAGGACGGCGCCATGGAACGGGAGCTGCGCGCGACGGAAAAGGAACTCGCCGAGCACGTCATGCTCGTCGATCTCGTCCGCAACGATCTCGGGCGCGTCGCGAAGTACGGCAGCGTGCGCGTTTCCGAACTGATGACGGTCGAGCGCTATTCGCACGTCATGCATCTCGTGTCGCACGTCGTGGCCGAATTGCGCGAGGGCCTCGACGCGGTCGACGTCATCCACGCGATGTTTCCCGGCGGCACGGTGACCGGCGCGCCGAAAAAACGGACGATGCAGATCATCGCGGAGCTCGAGCCGGTCAACCGCGGCCCGTACACCGGTTCGATCGGGTGGATTGACTACGGCGGCAATATGGAATTAAATATTACTATACGAACGATGCTGGCGTTGGAGGGCACCGCCTACGTGCAGGCGGGAGCGGGTATCGTGCTCGATTCTGTGCCCGAGCGCGAGTATCGGGAGTGCCTCAATAAGGCCCGTGCGCTTTGGAAAGCATTAGAATACGCCGAGCGGTTTGCGTGCGGCGACCGCTGATCAGGCGAATCCCGGGGGGAACATCCATGGGTTGCGGGCCGAACGCCGACGTGGGCGGGGCGAACGGGGGCTTCCGACGATGATCTTGATGATTGACAATTACGATTCGTTTACCTATAACCTCGTCCAGTATTTGGGCGAACTCGGCGCCGAGGTGCGCGTCGTCCGCAACGACGAGATGACGCCGGATGAGATCGAAGTCATGGCGCCGGACCATATCGTGCTCTCCCCGGGGCCGTGCTCGCCGAACGAGGCCGGCGTCTGTCTGGACGTCATCCGCCGTTTGAAGGGAAAAGTCCCCATTCTCGGCGTCTGTCTCGGCCATCAGGCGATCGGTCAGGCGTTCGGCGGCGAGGTCGTGCGCGCCGAACGTCCGATGCACGGCAAGACGTCGCGCATTTATCACGACGGGCGCACGGTGTTTGAAGGAATTCCGTCTCCGTTTACGGCGACGCGTTATCATTCGCTGATCGTGCGGCGTGCGACGCTTCCGGACTGCTTGGAGATCAGCGCGGAGACGGAAGAAGGCGAAATTATGGGAATCCGCCACCGCGAATATGCGATCGAAGGCGTTCAGTTCCATCCCGAATCGATCATGACGGAACACGGCCATCGGCTGCTGAGCAATTTCCTGTCGCTCAAGGGCGGTATGCGCACATGTACGTCTGGCTGAACGGCGCTTTGGTCGGTGAACGCGACGCGGCGGTGTCCGTGTTCGACCACGGACTTTTATATGGCATCGGTCTGTTCGAGACGTTCCGGACGCATCGCGGCCGGCCGGTTTTTTTCGGTCGCCATCTGCGGCGCCTGGCGGAAGCATGCCGGGCCTACGGCATCCGATACGAGCCTGACGAACGGCGGCTGCGCGAAGCGGCCGAGCGCCTGCTGTCGGCGAACGGTTGGGAGGATGCGGCTGTGCGCTTGTCGGTTTCTGCGGGCGCTCGACCGGTCGGATTGCCGGCTGGCGGCGAATACGATCGGCCGAACGAATGGATGATCGGCCGGCCGCTGGAATCGCTGCGGGAAGACGGCGCCGCTTCGGTTCGGACGCTCGTGCTGTTGAAAACGCGACGCGTTCCGCCGGAAGACGCCGTCCGCCGCAAGGCGTTCGGATTCGCGAACCAATGGCTTGCCAAGCGGGAACTTGTGCGGCGTCTGGCCGCTCCGGCCTGCGGTGTCGACCCCTCGTCTGCCGAAGGGTTAATGCTGGACGCCGGCGGGTATATCGTCGAGGGCATCGTCAGCAACGTATTCTGGGTGAGCGACGGCAGGCTCAAGACGCCGGATTTGTCGACAGGCGCGTTGCCGGGCGTGGCGCGTTCGGTTGTGCTCGAAATCGCGCGGGAAGAGGGTATCCCGTGCGAGGAGGGCAGGTTTCCGTGGACGGACTTGGCGGCGGCCGATGAAGTGTTTTTGACCAATTCCGTTCAAGGCGTCGTATCGGTGGCGCGGCTCGTATCGGAAGACGGCGGGGAGCGCGAGGTGCCGTTGTCGGGCGATGCGGCTTCCGTCACGTCGCGCTTGCGCGCCGCCTATGTCGAACGGGCGCTTCGCGAAACGGAAGGAGGCGGCTTATGATCGGATTTCGGCCGCAAATGCGCGAATGGGTGACGCCGCACGGTCGTCGAATCCGGCTCGGCGAGCGCACGCTCGTCATGGGCGTGTTGAACGTGACGCCGGATTCGTTTTCCGACGGCGGACTGTATATGGAAGTTGAAGCGGCTGTCGCCCGGGCGAGGCAGATGGTCGCCGAAGGCGCGGATCTGATCGACATCGGCGGCGAATCGACCCGTCCCGGTTCGACGCCGGTTTCACTGGAGGAGGAGTTGCGTCGGGTCTTGCCGGTCGTCGAGGCGGTGCGCAAGGAATTACCTGAAGTTCCCATTTCCATTGATACTTACAAAGCGGAAACCGCCCGGCGTGCGCTCCGGCTCGGCGCCGACATCGTCAACGACGTATGGGGACTGAAGGCCGATCCGGAAATGGCGGGCGTCGTCGCCTCGTTCGGCTGCCCTGTCGTCATCATGCACAACCGCAGCCGGGCCGTGTACGAACGGGACATCATGGAAGAAATCATTGCCGATTTGAACGATTCGCTTGCCTTGGCGTTTTCCGCCGGCGTGCGCCGCGACCGAATCGCGCTCGATCCCGGCATCGGGTTCGGTAAGGAAAACGAGCACAGCCTCGAAGTGATGCGCAGGCTCGGGGAACTGTGCGCGCTGGGCTATCCCGTTTTGCTGGGGACGTCGCGCAAACGGTTCATCCGCCATACGCTCGGCCTGCCGCCCGACGATGTCGTCGAAGGCACGGCGGCGACCGTTGCGCTCGGCATCGCGCAAGGATGCGACATCGTCCGTGTACACGACATTCGGCCGATCGTGCGGACGGTGCGGATGACGGACGCCGTCGTCAGGCTGGCGCCGTTGTCCGTCTGCTAACAGGCCGCGACGGCGGTTTCAGCGACGGAGGCCGGACATGGACAAACTGATCTTGCATCGGCTGCGATTTTACGGAAAACACGGCGTGTTGCCTGAGGAAAACCGGCTCGGCCAAACGTTTCTCGTCGACCTCGAGCTGTCGCTCGACTTGTCAAGGGCGGGGCGCAGCGACGATTTGCGCGACTCCGTCCACTATGCCGAGGTGATCGAGCTCGTCCGAGACGTCGTCGAGCGGGAAACGTACCGGCTGATCGAGCGTGTCGCCGAACGGATCGCCGAGCGGGTGCTGGCGGGGTTCCCGCAGGTGCGGGAACTGGTCGTCCGGCTGACGAAGCCGAACCCGCCGGTGCGGATGGCCTTCGACGGGGTGAGCGTCGAAATCCGAAGGAGGCGTCTCGACGAATGAGCGTTTCCGACGTCGTCGCCTATCTCGGCCTCGGCTCCAATCTCGGCGACCGCGAAAACGCCCTGCGCGAAGCCGTGAGGAGGTTGAACCGACCACCTGAGATTCGGGTGGTCGCCGTGTCGGACGTGTATGAGACGGCGCCCGTCGGCCCCGTGCCGCAGGGGCCTTTTCTCAACATGGTCATCGCCGTGCGGACCAGCCTTTCACCGGAAGAACTTCTGGACGCCGCACTCGCCGTCGAGGCTGCGATGGGCCGTGTGCGTACCGTGCGGTGGGGACCGAGAACGATCGACATCGATCTTCTGTTGTACGGCCGGCTCGTCTGCTCGACGCCGCGACTGACGGTTCCGCACCCGCGGATGGAGGAGCGCGCTTTCGTGATCGTTCCGCTCGTCGACGCCATGCGGCGGATGGGCGACGATCGGGCCGACCGTTGGCAACGGCGGTTGCACACCGCGGAAGGAAAGGATACGGTCCGAAGATGGGACATGAGCTGGGACGTCGCCTGCGGGCTTTCCGTAAACTGAAACGGTTGACGCAACAAGAGTTGGCTCTTCGCGCGGGCGTTTCCCTGAGCGTGCTCGGGGAAATCGAGCGCGGCGTCCGGGACGCGGATCCGCGCATTTTGGCGAA is a genomic window containing:
- a CDS encoding CTP synthase, coding for MTKYIFVTGGVVSSLGKGITAASLGRLLKNRGLRVTIQKMDPYINVDPGTMSPYQHGEVFVTDDGAETDLDLGHYERFIDVNLTRNSNVTAGKIYQSVISKERRGEFLGGTVQVIPHVTNEIKERIFMAGRESGVDVVITEIGGTVGDIESLPFLEAIRQIKSDIGRENVMYIHVTLIPYLKAAGELKTKPTQHSVKELRSIGIQPNVIVCRTEKPLSEEMKRKIALFCDIDVRAVIEALDAETLYEVPLMLRAQGLDDIVVSTLGLKASAPDMTEWERLVNKIKNLKKKTEIAIVGKYVSLHDAYLSIVEALGHAGIDADAEVSIRWVPSEIVDDQNVDRLLAGVHGVLVPGGFGDRGIEGKITAIRYARERRIPFFGICLGMQMAVVEFARNVAGLAGANSSEIQPATPHPVIDLLPEQKGVENLGGTMRLGLFPCKIAKDSLAMRCYGEELVYERHRHRYEFNNEYRDVLERAGLRFSGTSPDGRLVEMIELPGHPWFLAVQFHPEFASRPNRPQPLFRHFVRAALDYADSQK
- a CDS encoding two-component system response regulator; amino-acid sequence: MGEPKILIVDDQKGIRLLLTEVFRHEGYQTFQASDGKQAVEIMRAENPELVLLDMKIPGMDGLDILKRIRAINPEVRIIMMTAYGELDMVKEAARLGAVRHFTKPFDIDELRDAVNACLKRADEAGRLVASPGGA
- a CDS encoding fructose-1,6-bisphosphate aldolase, class II, whose product is MPLVSMNAFLPQAKAGRYAVGQFNLNNLEFAQAIVEAAEEERSPFIFGVSEGALKYMGIEFTVAIARAAAEKSGLPIALHLDHGSSFEVAMKCIRAGFTSIMFDGSHYPFEENVRLTKEIVKVAHAMGVSVEGELGTIGGVEDDLSVEEEDAHLAKPEEAIRFYEETGVDCLAIAVGTAHGMYKGEPKIRFDIIEKVASAIPVPIVLHGGSGVPDDMIRRAIQCGVGKINVNTENQVACTQTIREILEKNPKLYDPRKYLGPAKDAMKEVVRGKIRLFGSNNRV
- a CDS encoding UDP-N-acetylglucosamine 1-carboxyvinyltransferase encodes the protein MEKLLIVGGRPLRGTVSVSGAKNSAVALLPASILAESPVELDNVPDLTDVEVLIELLQEMGAVVVRMGDRVRIDPRAIRPIPLPNGKVKKLRASYYFMGALLGRFGEAVVGLPGGCDFEPRPIDQHLKGFEALGAYISFEGGAVRLKARRLRGAKIYLDVISVGATINIMLAACRAEGVTIIENAAKEPEIIDVATLLNAMGARIKGAGTATIRIEGVDSLSGCRHAIIPDRIQAGTYMIAAAATRGDVTIDNVIPKHLEAVTAKLQEMGVIVHEMDESIRVIGRTDYQAVDVKALVYPGFATDLQSPMTSLLTQATGVSLLTDHVYNHRFRHVPELVRMGAKIKVEGRTAVIEGGPLHAAKVRAADLRAGAALVVAALAVSDGGVTEIEGAEYLRRGYERFVDNLRALGAEIRCEMSEETHSYIDV
- a CDS encoding transcription termination factor Rho; translation: MGDDAVEQLVDRSLAELEAMRLTDLYNLAKEYQIPHYGQMKKKELMFAILKAQAERSGHFFMEGVLDILPEGYGFLRPINYLPSSEDIYISQSQIRKFDLRPGDLVSGKCRPPKENERYFGLLHVEAVNGERPEAAAERLHFASLTPLFPQKKLKLETEPTKYATRLMDLLTPVGLGQRGLIVAPPKAGKTMLLKEIAHSIATNYPDIKLFVLLIDERPEEVTDMQRSVRGEVIASTFDELPEHHIKVAELVLERAQRLVEHKKDVVILLDSITRLARAYNLVIPPSGRTLSGGIDPAAFHRPKRFFGAARNVEEGGSLTILATALIETGSRMDDVIYEEFKGTGNLELHLDRRLAERRIFPAIDIRRSGTRREELLLTKEELEKVWAIRKTMQDSYEYIEAFLRKFAETKTNAEFLEMIEPNSGTIRRRSG
- a CDS encoding cysteine synthase A; translated protein: MAKLVQDITKVIGDTPLVRLNRVVPEDSAEIYVKLEFQNPGGSVKDRIAISMIEAAEREGRIKPGDTIIEPTSGNTGIGLAMVAAAKGYKAILVMPETMSIERRNLLRAYGAEIVLTPGSEGMRGAVRKAEEILAQNPHYFMPQQFKNPANVKIHEETTGPEIVEAIMAHDGKLDAFVAGVGTGGTITGAGRVLRKHFPHIKIYAVEPAGSPVLSGGSPGPHKIQGIGAGFIPDILDTKIYDGVIKVENEEAFETSRRVARLEGILGGISSGAAIFAALKVAKELGKGKRVVAVVPSNGERYLSTPLYQFEE
- a CDS encoding aminodeoxychorismate/anthranilate synthase component II; the protein is MILMIDNYDSFTYNLVQYLGELGAEVRVVRNDEMTPDEIEVMAPDHIVLSPGPCSPNEAGVCLDVIRRLKGKVPILGVCLGHQAIGQAFGGEVVRAERPMHGKTSRIYHDGRTVFEGIPSPFTATRYHSLIVRRATLPDCLEISAETEEGEIMGIRHREYAIEGVQFHPESIMTEHGHRLLSNFLSLKGGMRTCTSG
- a CDS encoding dihydropteroate synthase — translated: MREWVTPHGRRIRLGERTLVMGVLNVTPDSFSDGGLYMEVEAAVARARQMVAEGADLIDIGGESTRPGSTPVSLEEELRRVLPVVEAVRKELPEVPISIDTYKAETARRALRLGADIVNDVWGLKADPEMAGVVASFGCPVVIMHNRSRAVYERDIMEEIIADLNDSLALAFSAGVRRDRIALDPGIGFGKENEHSLEVMRRLGELCALGYPVLLGTSRKRFIRHTLGLPPDDVVEGTAATVALGIAQGCDIVRVHDIRPIVRTVRMTDAVVRLAPLSVC
- a CDS encoding dihydroneopterin aldolase encodes the protein MDKLILHRLRFYGKHGVLPEENRLGQTFLVDLELSLDLSRAGRSDDLRDSVHYAEVIELVRDVVERETYRLIERVAERIAERVLAGFPQVRELVVRLTKPNPPVRMAFDGVSVEIRRRRLDE
- a CDS encoding 2-amino-4-hydroxy-6-hydroxymethyldihydropteridine diphosphokinase codes for the protein MSVSDVVAYLGLGSNLGDRENALREAVRRLNRPPEIRVVAVSDVYETAPVGPVPQGPFLNMVIAVRTSLSPEELLDAALAVEAAMGRVRTVRWGPRTIDIDLLLYGRLVCSTPRLTVPHPRMEERAFVIVPLVDAMRRMGDDRADRWQRRLHTAEGKDTVRRWDMSWDVACGLSVN
- a CDS encoding transcriptional regulator, translated to MGHELGRRLRAFRKLKRLTQQELALRAGVSLSVLGEIERGVRDADPRILAKIAEILQVQVAELTGER